TTCAGGAGCAACGAGCTTCACGAAGACGATAACGCTCAACATCGCCCCCTTCATTCAGTCACAACCAAGCGGAACAACAGTATGTGAAGGTGAGCTCATTGACATTGGTATTGCTGCCACGGGTACAGACATTACCTATCAATGGCTCTACAATGGCAAGGACGTTGTTGACGCAACCTCCTACCGATTGATCATCCCGCGCATTACAGTTTCTCAGGGCGGGTGGTATCAGGTTAGGGTTGGTGGCATTTGTCAACCCTGGGTCTTTTCCGATTCCGTGTACGTCAGTGTGAAGAAGGCGCCGATGATCATCACGACACTGCAGGACACAACGGCTTGGGTAGGTGACAGCATTGAACTCAGCGTTGTATCGGACAGTGCCAATGTATCCTATCAATGGCGTAAAGATGGCAACGCTATCAACGGGGCCACATCATCTCGGCTAAGGATCGACTCCATCATTGAGGCGGATTCCGGAACATACGATGTGATCATTACCGGGGAGTGTGGAGCAGACACCAGCGTTGCAGCGCAGATCAAGGTCCGGCGAGTGATCACTCATGTAGATGAAGTTGACCGCAGCACCATCGTATCGGCCACGATCTATCCCCAGCCAGCGGATAATGTTGTGACGATCGAGATACGCGACGTCGAACTTGAATTTGGAGACCAGACCGAGTGTAGGTTCTTGAACACTACCGGTGAGGAAGCTCTTCGCGTCGCCATTCCGCTTTCAACAACACCCGGCGCGATGACGGACCAAACATCGAATCCCGGTATCCGGATCAGTGTTGATACAAGCGGGTTACCAAGCGGGGTTTACACCTGCATTTTGAGCTCTGGAAGTCGAGATCTCTATGTGGGTTCCGTGGCCGTTCTCCGGTAACGAGCCCACAGAGCGCGGTTTGGACGCAGCAGGTGCCGACTCCCCACGACGGAGTTGCCCTGCTGCTCAACCGCGTCTCGCACCTTTCCCGGAGTTGAAGCTTTCTGGCAACACTCGTGGGGTAACAATTCCTATATTCCATTCCTCACCAACCTGGAGTATGATCCATGTCCATTCGCATCAATCAAATCGCACCGAACTTCACAGCAGAGACCACGCAGGGACAGATCAACTTTCATGATTGGATCGGAGACGGATATGCCGTTCTTTTCTCCCATCCAAAGGATTTTACACCGGTGTGCACAACCGAGCTGGGCACTGTTGCCAAGATGATCCCCGATTTCGCAAAGCGGAATACAAAGGTCATCGGACTAAGTGTTGATCCTGTTGCTAAGCATATTGAATGGGAGAAGGACATTGAAGAGACTCAAGGGGCTCCTGTGACATTCCCAATGATCGCAGACACAGACCTTTCCGTCTCCAAACTCTATGATATGCTCCCAGAAGAAGAAGGTGATTCGTGCGAAGGCAGAACGGCCGTAAACAATGAAACAGTACGAACTGTATTCATCGTGGGTCCGGACAAAAAGGTCAAACTCACGCTTGCGTATCCGATGACATCCGGCAGAAACTTCGACGAGATCTTACGCGTTCTCGATTCGATACAGCTCACAGCCAAGCACAAGGTGGCCACCCCGGCAAACTGGAAGAATGGGGACGACGTGATCATCGTTACGTCCGTATCGGATGATGATGCACGCGCAAAATATCCGGAGGGCTTCACGACAATTAAGCCATATCTGCGTGTTGTAAAGCAGCCATTCTGAGTAGAACCGAAGTGGCGTGGAGTCAATGGGATACCTTAAGTATACATTGCAGATAGTATGATCGAGGACGGGGGCACCATAACGACCACTCTCCTGGGGTGTCATTATTCACGTATTACAATACATAGCGTTCCTAATTCTCTTCCTATCTGGGCAAGCGCTGGTTGGTCAGATCGTTGTTGGCTCCGTTAACATTTACGGTTCAGAAGTAAAACAGATCAAGTTTTCTGGCTGCCTCTCCGAAGTACTGGTTGATGACGCACGTCCGTTTGCTGTAGGCGATCGAGTATTGATCTATCAAGCAAAAGGAATGTCCCTGGGTGATTCAGCGGCTGATTCAGGTACTCCGATTTCGCAAGGCACCTGCGGCAACTTCGAATTCGCATCCGTGGCTGATGTTGTCGGAAATCTTGTGTTCCTATCGACTCAACTGCGTCGCATCTACGATGTGAATGCGGCCGTGCAATTGGTCCCAGCGATCAGTTCAAGCAGAGTCACATTAAACGGACCCATCACGGCTACTCCATGGAACGGTGTGGCTGGTGGCATTATCGCCATCGAGGCCACAGACAGCGTCATCATTAACTGCTCGATCTCCGTCAACGGCCTTGGTTTCGTAGGAGGTCTACAATCAAGCGTCTACAATAACTGCCGAACGAGCTCGGACATGAATGCCCCCTACCCATCAATCTTCTATGGGCAAAAAGGAGAAGGTGCTGCCAAGATCGATGTTCAACGTCAGGCAGGTCGTGGCCGGACAGCAAATGGAGGTGGTGGAGGAGCAAACCACAATGCCGGGGGTGCGGGCGGAGGAAATGGAGGATCAGGTGGTGATGGAGGTGCCGTGTACCAAGTGTGTGGAGTTGAGGTAAATGGCGGGTTAGGGGGCTCAGCATGTGTTGTCGACCCGGCTGCTCCCGGAACGTTCTTTGGAGGAGGCGGGGGTGGCGGGCACCAGAATGAAGGCTTGAGCGGTCAGGGTGGCCGCGGTGGTGGGATCATCATCATTATTGCACCTACCATCATAAGTACCGGAGGTTCGAACATTCTCTCAAGTAGAGGGACCGATGCGAGGATCGCTCAGCACGATGGAGCCAGTGGGGGTGGAGCGGGAGGAACGATCTTCATTGGATGTTCTTCTCTTCGTGGTGCGATCACTCTTGATGTATCGGGAGGGAAAGGGGGCGATATGGGCGTCGTCTTTCAAGGACCACACGGTCCTGGCGGCGGTGGCGGTGGTGGGCAGATACTGCTCTCCTTGCCTGCAATACCGGGATCTGTATCAACCGTCACATCTCGTGGTATGAATGGCATCAATACCGAGTATGCCAGTGGAGTAGAGCATGACTGGTATGCAAAGCCGGGAAGTTCCGGCAAGGTGATCTTCAACTGTGCGTATGATGATCCTGCAATAGAAGCATACTCAAGACTTCGACAGATCGGCCCACGCGATCTTGGAGCGCAGTTGGTCGGCACCCTCGACACTACAGAGATTCGCTATGTGAATCTCGGCCCATCGAGTTACACCATTGACAGCATCCGGTCCCAGCTCGATTCAATGATCGTGCTCAGTTCGTTACCTTCATTGCCGGCAACACTAGCTGCGAATGACACTCTTGTGATTCAAGTCCGTATCTGTCGTGCATCGGTGCAACAATACAGAGACACACTGACCTTCTACGGCGCAGTTGCGGGTGGATGTGACGATAATCTGCTCTTTCCATTTACCTGGGCCGTAACAGACTCCTGCTTCATAAAGGTTGCACTTGTGGCGGACACCGTTGGCATAGGTGGCACTACACGCATCATGGCACTTGTCAAAGACACGTTTGCATTGACGCCTCCGTCCCACTTCACGGCGAACATCCGATATCTGAGTAAGAATCTGTATGTAGCGCCCTCCACGTCAGACCCCAAGACGTCGATCTATTTCGATGGAGACTACACCATCCTAAAGGTAGAAACTGATTGGATCGGAGGAGACACCATCTTCACGGTCGATGCCTTAGGATTACTCTCTACCTCAAACTCAACTGTTGTATTTGTTGATTCCGTCTCTATTTCAAACAGCAATGTCACCTGCAATTCTCGCAGCGAGCATACAACGATCGAAATCAACGATGTGTGTGCTACTCGATACCTTCGCAGCATACAATTCACCCTGCCCAATATCACGATAGCCTCCGGCTCAGGATATATCGACGTCTACGTAGGCATCGAGAAGGACGGCCTGTCTCCATGACGCATTAGCGCTTTCCGTGTTCTCGATAGTTGGAACCGAGATCGCACGTTCTTCGCTGTCGACGGGACGCATACGCGTGGATGTGCCACCCGGATTGTATATCGTGCAGATCATGAAAAATGACGGGCTTAATGACACGCGCCTTGTGTTGGCATACTGACCTTTGACATGATCACCTCCGGCAAGAATTTGAGACGGCTTGTCGTGCCCCATGTCTCGATACCCCGTCGGGGGGCGTAGCAAGCAGGGATCGCTGCTCTAGGGTAAGGGGCGTGTGGGGTGTATTCATTGCCACAAAGATGCGAGTTCTCAGGATATGGGCTCATTCAAAAAACGAGGGTAGATTGCCTGTCCTTTCACCCCGGCCCTCTGCAGGTTGATGAAGGAATGCCGAAGACCTATTGGCTGGAAAGCCCCCTATCATGAATCAACGACCCTTTCACGAGATCAGCGACGGAGTTCTGCAGGCACGCGATGTGCGTGATGCGGATGCAATGCTGCAGCATGCGGCAGAGCTTGAAG
This region of Ignavibacteria bacterium genomic DNA includes:
- a CDS encoding peroxiredoxin; its protein translation is MSIRINQIAPNFTAETTQGQINFHDWIGDGYAVLFSHPKDFTPVCTTELGTVAKMIPDFAKRNTKVIGLSVDPVAKHIEWEKDIEETQGAPVTFPMIADTDLSVSKLYDMLPEEEGDSCEGRTAVNNETVRTVFIVGPDKKVKLTLAYPMTSGRNFDEILRVLDSIQLTAKHKVATPANWKNGDDVIIVTSVSDDDARAKYPEGFTTIKPYLRVVKQPF